TATATTTTTCGATTTTTCGGATCAATTTATCGGCATAATCAGGATCGGTAGCGTATCCGCTGTTTTTCAGGCCTTTTGCCCATTCTGCATAGTCAAATCGACTGATTTTGAACAAGGATTGATATCTCTCAGTCTGGCTTAAAAAGTTGGACCTGTCCACATAAGAATCAACCGTGGAATTGTATGCTCTGAAACAGGATTCTATTAATTGGCCTCGTTTGTTGAGATCATCATCCTTGTGATAATATGTTTTTCCGGTCCAGTAAGTTTTACATTTGATCCCAAAATGATTGTTAGCTTCTGTAGCCAATTTACTGGTACCATAATGTGATTCGTGCAGACCTTGTGCCAATGTGATACTCGCAGGGATTCCGGTTCTATACATTTCAACAACCGCAAGATCTTTGAATTGGTCAATGTAATCCGACGCTGCTTTTTCAGCAGAAAAATCAAATGACACAAGTAATAATACACACAGAGGAAGTGTGAGGAATTTGAGTACAGACATGTTGCAAATTATTTGATATACCTACGGCAAAACCTGTGCCAAAATTCTGACAATCCGCTTTTCAGGGACACTCTGTCAATGGCACTACCTGTAAATTCCCACTATCTAGCACAGTGATTTTATAGCATTGGTCATTCATCCCGCGAGTTATAATACCTTTAGTAAAAGTTTCAAGGTACATATCAGTATCTTCTACTTTTATATAATTTAATGCGATGCCGGGACATTCAGGCAAAGCTGTATTTATCAGATTTCCGGATGTATTTACCTTTACTTCTCTGCATACGTGATTCTGATCTTTCAGTACTACTTTTCTTCTTGGATCTGTAACTACAAGGTCAGTATTCAGTAATCGCACTTCTGTCTGACCCGGAACATAACATATAATTCTTTCCGTAAAAACTGTTCCGTTAGGGTTAACTTTTAATCTGTAGCAATGCCCACTCGGAGAAGTCAATACAACTCCTTTATCCGGGTTATCAAATAAAATTCCGGAATAATCAGCTTTTGCTTTGTTGTCCACATTTGTACCAATATTCGGCGGAATATTTAATTTTAAAGTATATAAACCTTGTGTTATATCCGACATCAGAATGCAACCTGATGGCAAAAACGGATAAGAGCCCCATTGTCCTTTCCAATCATGCACCGGAATGTTATACCCTTGCCCGTTTTGTGCTGTATATGAATCAAAGTATGCTATTCTAACAGGGGAAAGCGGATTTGAAATATCAAAAACCTGAAGTCCGTCTTCATAATATGAAATAAAGAGGCTGTCACCCTTCACAAAGGGATTGTGTGGTCTGCAACCCAGATCGAATGGCGCCTCAAGTGGTTCTTTAAAATTATGTACGTAAGAGATACTGGTGCTCGCTCCGCTGCCTGAAATCTGATAAACTCTGATAGGTCGTCCTCTTGGCAATTCTTCCGCAATAAAAGCATGTGTTCCTGATTCATTCAGCCAGCTACTGTGATTATAGCCATTGGAGTTGTTTAAAGATGCGAGGAGCGGTATATTGTTAGGATTGCTCACATCATAAATGTTGTATCCTGAATACCCGACAGATGCGTAAGCGATATTATTTCTTACATAAATATCATGAATATAAGGTGTTCCAAAATTACGTAGTAAAACGGGATTTCCGGGAGTAGCACCTATTCCCGGATCGTTTAATGCATAGATCAGCATGCCGCCCGCATTGGAACCTACGACATATAATCTTGCATGAGTTGTGTCAATGTAAATATTATGTGCTCTGGTAAACACATTGGTTTGCTGTGTAAAAGAATAATTATCTAAATTGATTATTTCCAGGCCTTCCGCACAAGGTCTTCCACCAGTCTGATCACATACCGCATATAAATAATTACGGTAAGTCTTGAAATCTCTCCAGATAGCATTGGCGCCATCCGTAAAACTCTGAACCAACACCGGATTACTGCAATCAGTGACATTAAAAATATTGATTGCCAGACTACTTCCGATCACCGCAAATTCATTTCCATCAGAATCTACGAAACCCCAAATATCATTATACTCATTGCCCGGCATTCCTCCGACATGAGATTTGAGGTCAACGTTAAAACCCTGAGCAAAAATGACATTGCCGACAAACAAAAAACACAAAATGATTGTAAACCGCTGAATCATAATATCTTTATACTTTTATATTTTATTATGAAGTTTCTTCAAAATTATGACAAATATACACCCAAATATTTTAAATCATCTTAAAACGGATACCAAAATAGCAGTTTTAATTGACAATACGCCACTATACTTAGAATACAGGGATGTAAATGTTTTTGATCAATTGATTCGTTCAGTGGTTTCACAACAATTGTCCACAACCGCTGCAAGTACCATTTATAACCGATTTCTAAGTATTTTAAATCAAAATATGCCCGTTCAGGAATCTGTATTATCTTTACAACATGAGGCACTCAGAGCTGTAGGACTATCTTCTCAAAAAGCACAGTATATAAAAAATATTGCCGCCTTCTTTCAGGAAAATGATTTGTTTGATACTGATTGGGAAAATATGTCAGATCATGAAATCATTCATTTACTTACTAAAATAAAAGGTGTAGGAATCTGGACAGTACAGATGTTATTGATGTTTACTTTAAAAAGAGAAGATGTGTTTCCCATAGATGATTTAGTCATAAGAAACTCTATGATCGAATTATATGATGTTAAATCAAAAAAAAAACAACTGATCGAAGAGTTGCATATCATTGCAGATCCATGGAGTCCATATCGTTCGATAGCATGTAGGTATCTGTGGGCAGCAAAAGATCAAATTAAACAAATTTCATCCAATAAACAATGACAAATCTTTTTACTATTTCAAATTTATATATTTATCCGGTAAAGAGCTTTGCCGGAGTGGAACTGAGCGAAGCGGATGCTTTGAAATCAGGATTTCGCCATGACCGAAGGTGGATGGTGATTGATGAAAACAACAGGTTTATCACACAAAGGACTCATCCATTAATGTCACATATACAAGTTGATATCTTAAATGATAATATTACTTTAGATTTTAAATCCGATCAGGTCATTTTCAATATAGAGGAAGAGGAAAATAATCAACTTGAAGTAATTGTATGGGAAGACAAGGCAATGGCTATTGAAGTATCCGGAGTAATAAGCAAATGGGTTTCTGATATTTTAGGTGGTCATTATCGATTAGTTAGAATGTTGGACGAAGATGCAAGATTACACAGAAGCAGTACCGGTGAAATATTTAATGTAAGTTTTGCAGATGGATATCCGTATCATATCATCGGGGATCAAAGTTTGCATTTACTCAATAACAAACTGGAAAACGAATTGGAAATGAAGCGTTTCAGACCGAATATTGTGTGCACCACTTCTGTCGCACATGAAGAAGATAACTGGAAAATCATACTGGCAGGCAATGCCGTCTTTCGCCATATAAAACCTTGTGGCAGGTGTGTCATGATCAACCTGAATAATGAAGATTTGTCTTATTCAAAAGAACCTCTGAAAACCCTTAACAATTACAGAAAAGAAGGGAATAGTGTTAATTTTGGCATTAATCTCGTTTGCGAAAAAGAAGGAATTGTTCGTGCCGGAGATAGAATTATTGTTGAATAAAAATGTCAGAAACATCATCCAAATTAAGTGATCAGAATGCTATCAACCGGTTAACGGCATTATGGGCATTGAGTGAGTCCGGAATTGGTGGTATTATGCATGCATTAAAAATTCCCTTTACCGGACTGGTCGTCGGCGGGATATCCATTATTCTGGTCAGTCTGATATGT
The genomic region above belongs to Saprospiraceae bacterium and contains:
- a CDS encoding glucosaminidase domain-containing protein; this translates as MSVLKFLTLPLCVLLLVSFDFSAEKAASDYIDQFKDLAVVEMYRTGIPASITLAQGLHESHYGTSKLATEANNHFGIKCKTYWTGKTYYHKDDDLNKRGQLIESCFRAYNSTVDSYVDRSNFLSQTERYQSLFKISRFDYAEWAKGLKNSGYATDPDYADKLIRKIEKYKLYIYDSWEDPFRHLLRQDKAKSNF
- a CDS encoding MOSC domain-containing protein, with translation MTNLFTISNLYIYPVKSFAGVELSEADALKSGFRHDRRWMVIDENNRFITQRTHPLMSHIQVDILNDNITLDFKSDQVIFNIEEEENNQLEVIVWEDKAMAIEVSGVISKWVSDILGGHYRLVRMLDEDARLHRSSTGEIFNVSFADGYPYHIIGDQSLHLLNNKLENELEMKRFRPNIVCTTSVAHEEDNWKIILAGNAVFRHIKPCGRCVMINLNNEDLSYSKEPLKTLNNYRKEGNSVNFGINLVCEKEGIVRAGDRIIVE
- a CDS encoding choice-of-anchor B family protein produces the protein MIQRFTIILCFLFVGNVIFAQGFNVDLKSHVGGMPGNEYNDIWGFVDSDGNEFAVIGSSLAINIFNVTDCSNPVLVQSFTDGANAIWRDFKTYRNYLYAVCDQTGGRPCAEGLEIINLDNYSFTQQTNVFTRAHNIYIDTTHARLYVVGSNAGGMLIYALNDPGIGATPGNPVLLRNFGTPYIHDIYVRNNIAYASVGYSGYNIYDVSNPNNIPLLASLNNSNGYNHSSWLNESGTHAFIAEELPRGRPIRVYQISGSGASTSISYVHNFKEPLEAPFDLGCRPHNPFVKGDSLFISYYEDGLQVFDISNPLSPVRIAYFDSYTAQNGQGYNIPVHDWKGQWGSYPFLPSGCILMSDITQGLYTLKLNIPPNIGTNVDNKAKADYSGILFDNPDKGVVLTSPSGHCYRLKVNPNGTVFTERIICYVPGQTEVRLLNTDLVVTDPRRKVVLKDQNHVCREVKVNTSGNLINTALPECPGIALNYIKVEDTDMYLETFTKGIITRGMNDQCYKITVLDSGNLQVVPLTECP
- a CDS encoding DNA-3-methyladenine glycosylase 2 family protein; protein product: MHPNILNHLKTDTKIAVLIDNTPLYLEYRDVNVFDQLIRSVVSQQLSTTAASTIYNRFLSILNQNMPVQESVLSLQHEALRAVGLSSQKAQYIKNIAAFFQENDLFDTDWENMSDHEIIHLLTKIKGVGIWTVQMLLMFTLKREDVFPIDDLVIRNSMIELYDVKSKKKQLIEELHIIADPWSPYRSIACRYLWAAKDQIKQISSNKQ